GCCTCGCGAGAGACCGGCCTGTCGCAGTCGTTGACGTGAAGACGGGCGAGGCATCGCCTCGCCCGTAGCGGCTCAACCGAGAGCCGCCATCTGGAGGTCGGCCGCCTTGCGGTCGATGCTCCGCCCGGGATTCTCGACCGGTCGCTCGAAGGGCCTCCAGCGCTCGCCGACGACCTGCTCATAGGCGGCGACGGCGCCCTCGGCCGCCATAAGGAGCGCATGGGACTGCAGCGCCATGTCAGCGGCAAACTCGCGCTTGCGCTGGGCGGCCCCGTCGAAGCCGACCGGGCCATCGAGGTCCTCGTCGCGGGCATCGCAGGCGGCCTTGGCAGTCAGGTCGCGAGCTTCGGTGACGGCGCGGCTATAGAACTGGCCGGCGCCGTGGGCGGAGCCGACATAGGCGCCGACGATGCGCTGCAGATGGATCTGCATAGCCCGCTCTCCGAGCCCTTCGCTGAGCCCATCGGCGGTCTCGACGATCAGCTTCTCGTGGCGTTCGCGGATGCCGTCGCTGTCGAGGATGGTGAGGCCGAAGCTCTCGGCGATGAGCGTGGCCTGGCCGGCATCCGGGCAGCAGAGCCGGATCATTTCGAGGGTGGTGCCCTTGCGGAGCGGGACAACGCGCGCGGTCTGGCGGGGAGCGGCAACGGTCTTGGCCATGTGAGGATCCTTTCCTGGGGTTTCTGCCGAGGATCCGGACCAGCCCCTGCCGGCCCTCCCTCGGGCGCGGTCGGGACAAACCGGCGAAAGGTGGGCGCTTCAGGGTCCGGGGCCGCCGGAGCGAGCGGGGCGGGCTTGCGGACAAGCAGGGCGTTCAAGCCCTCGCGCGGAACGCAGGCCCGCCCTGCCGAGCCTGGCGGTTCCGGCCGCCTCGCGGCGCGGAACGCGGCCTTGAAGCGGCCGGCCGCCGGTTTACGACCGCAGCCAGACCCGAGGGGGGACCGGCAGGGCCAGCTCCCCAAGCCGGAGATGTCGCCGCAGGAAAGGGCCACATGAGACCGGCCGCCGCTCATCGGCAGGTCGCCCCAGGGCTCGACATGGCACGCGGGCTGTGATCGGCCTGCGCCGGAGACATGTCGCGCGATCTCCGGCGGCCGCGCCGCCAACGACGACCGGATCTCGACCGCAGCAGGACGACGGTCAGCCGACAAGCGACGGGTAAGCAGGAAGCCGATGCACGCGGCCTCCATTGCGATGGAGGTTCGCCACCGGAAACCAGCGTCGGTCAGACGGTCTCTTTCGAGCGCGCCCAGACATCCGGCCGCCATAGCCGGATGACGTCCTCGATCTCGGGTCGGTAGCTGCCCGGATATTCGGCATCCACTCGACCAGCGATCCAGGAGAAGACCCGCGCCATGTCCTGGCCGATGGCCATGTCGACCGCGAAGACATCGGCGATGTCGAAACCGCCGAGGTCGGTCGCGTTCCACCAGGCGAGGATGAAATCGGCAACGCGGCGCGACTGCCCGGTGTCGCTGCGGGCGATGTCCAGAAGCCGCTCGAACGCGGCGCGCGTCGTCTCGTCCATGGCCGGACTCCTGTGATGGGGGAAGGCTAGCTCAACTCCGCTCCCGTTGCACCTCGTTGCCGGCCGTGATGGCGTCGGCACTTCCGATCGCGGCGAGTGCACGCGGCAGCCATCTCTCGAAGTCGTGGCGCGACAGTCCCATCGGCTGCGCAGGCTCCTTCAGCAGGGCGAGCAGGGCATCGAACAGATCGGCCTTGCGCTGAACCAGCTCGCCGAAGCATTTCGGGACCGGGATCGCCGGCCCAGCATCGGCTTCGCCGCCTTCCCAGATATCGGTGACGTAGGTCTCACCGGAGGTATCGACGTCCTCCTGACCGTCTCCCCAGCCCTCGTCCGCGATGGCGAGGCGGCAAGCCGCCTCGGCGGAAGGCGCGTCGTAGATGCGCTGGCGGTAAACGGGCAGATGATAGGTGGTCTCGACCGTGAACAACGGCATGGTGATCTCCTTTGCGGGCGGCTTCCACTCGCGTCGCCTTATCGCGACCACGTTTCGGCGCGGAGGAATCGGTCAGGTTGTCGCCCGCTCCGGCGGCCTCTTGGCCCGGAGCGCCGCGATGGCGGCGTCCTGACGGGCGAGCTTGCGCGACAGCGCGTCGATCTCCGGCTGGCGCTCGGCTGTGATCGCGGCGAGATTCGAACGGTATCGTTCGAGGAAGGCGCCGGGATCCGGCGGCTTGCCGCGGCGATAGCCGATGCGCTTGGGCACGAGCAGCGGGATCAGTGTCGTCATGCGGCGGATGATCTGGCGGTCGATCAGGTCGAGCTGACGCTGTGTCTGGCGCCGCGCCTCCTCCATCCGGCAGAGTTGGGAGCCCCGCTCGCGAGGAGGCGTCATGACGCTGTTCTCTGCTGCCAGCCGACGAAGCTCGATGGGCCGGCATAGACGCGGTGGCGAACGTCATCGATGACGAAGCCGAAGCGGCCCACCCGATACTCGGCTGCCTGCACGAGGAAGCGGCGCTCCTCGGTCCCGGCCCCTCGCCTGCCGCCGGGCGTGGCGACGACCTCGACAAACCCTGGCTCATGATCGGAGATGATCGCCGAGATGACGATCCAGTCGTCGACATGCTCCAGCTCGAAGGCACGGCGATCCTTCTCGAAGGATTCGCCGGGCTGAAGCACCATGCCGAAGATCGCCTCCCAGGCATCGGGCCAACTATCCTTGATCGTCCGCTCGGCGCAGCGGCGCTCGAAGCCGGTAAACAAATGCGGGAATGTGATCGCGACGATCGCCCAGGCCGCATCTTCCTCGTACCAGCCACCCTCGGCGCGGAGCATGGGATGGACCATGCGGTTGCGCTCGCCGAACAGATGAAATCCACCATGGCCCGCCGTCGAATGGGAGACCACGCCCTCGTCATAGAGCGCAGCGCCCTGCGAAGGGCCCCAGGGTGTGTTCGCGGCCGAGCGGATCTCCCGGCGACCGAGCGCGCGCTTCTCACGCTGGTGCTCCGCATTTTCGACGACCCTTGCCTGGAAGGCCGCCTCGTCGGCAAGCTCGCCGGAATGGCCGTAGAAGTCCGAGCGGGTCCATTCTCCGATCGGCCGGCCGATACGCCAGCCGGTGGCGAGATAGTGCCGGCCGCCGTGGGTCGGCACGATGGCGAAGGCGTTGTCGCCGACACGGGCGACAGCGAACCCCTCGATGCTGCGTCCGAAGGCAACCTCCGGGAAATCGCACGGGAGCGCGGTATTTGGGGACGTGCTCATGCCGCCGCCCTCCCAGCTGAAGCCTCGTCCGCGGTGACTTCCTCGAGCACCGCATCGCGATAGCCGTGAGACGTCAGCCATGCCGCGGCGGCGGCCCGATCCATCGCGACATGCACGAGCTCGCTACGGTCGCCCGCGCGGCTGAGGATACGGATCGCACCGACGGCAGGGCGCTCGACGACGACGAAGCTAAGATCGCTATCGACCGAGAATGTGCGGTGGACACGCAGCACGCCGATGCCGGCCGCACCATAGTCGCCGATATGGAGCGTGAAGGCGGCGGGGATGGTGACATTGCCCGTCTGGCGCCGCGGCTCCTTGCGGATCAGTCGCCCGCCGCTGTTGCGGTTCTCCCAGGCTGCGAGCTTGTTGCGATGGCGCTGCGGCGGCTGCGCCGTGCCGTCGGAGAAGCGGATGATCGAGCCCAGCGGGGCGAGGTCGTAGATCGGTTGCGCGGACATGGTGTCCTCCTTCGAAAGGTCGTGGAAACGAAACCGCCGCCGGAAAGACCGGCGGCGGAAGGTCGATCGGGAGTAGCGGGAGGCCGCCTACTCGGCCGCGACCTGATAGGGCTGGTCGTCGGCGTCGAGCTCCTCCGCGTCGGCCAGCGAATTGGACTGGTCAACGGCATCGCCGTCGTCATCGAGTTCGACGTCAGCGCTCTTGCGGAGCCACTCGGCGAGCTTGGCCTCGTCAGGCGCGAAGAGAGCGGCGGCATGGACCCACCGCCCCTCCTTGAAATGCTCGACGAGCGCGGCGCGCGTGTCCTTCACCTTCTGCCGCGGCAGCACGGAGGTGTCCTTGCAGGAGCGCTCGAGCGCCGCGCGCGACAAGCAAGAGAGGAAGTCCTCCGTCGCCATGTTCGGCAGGAAATTGACCGCTCCGACCGCCTCGCCGACGATGCGGGCGACGATACCGCTATCGGTGCGGTTCTCACGCGCCGACAAGGCATCGATCAGCGCCGAGCGCCCGGCGGACCGCAGCGCATCCATATCGAAGGCGAGCTGGCCTTTCTCGCCGACGAGCCGCACGGCATGCCGCTCCATGCGGGCGAAACCATGGACGTCGCTGGACGCGCCGGACTGGATCGAGATGTTCCGCCCGGCGAGAGCGAGGACGAGCAGCGCCATCAGCGTATCATCCTCGATCGGCGCACGCGCCAGCGCCTCGTGCAGCGCGTCGGTACGCAGATCGCCGATCATCTCGACGCCCTTGCGCGTCACCTCCGGACGCGGCCTCGCGACGAGCGCGGTCTCATCGCCGCCTTCGTCAGCCTTGCCGTCCTTCGACTTCTTCGGCTCGGGCAAACGGAAATGAATCGTCTGCACCTTGCCCTCGCGGTCGAGGTACATCGCCGTGCGGTCGGTCTTGCCAGGCTTGCCGTAGACGCGTTCGGCCTTGGGCGGCAGCGCGACCTGGCCCCAATTGTTCACGTCGGCGATGATGCCGCGCTTGGGGAGGTTACTGGTCATCCATTCCTGCTGAGCCCCCAGGAAGCCCTCGACATGGGTGGTGTAGCGCGAGTCTTCGTCCGCCGGCGCGAACAGGTCCTCGACCCACTGGATGCTGTAGGCCTGCGCGAGATCCTCGCCGAAGCTGGCGTCGCGCGCATACATGCGCTTCTTCGACAGCCCATTGGCAACGGCAAACCACGAGACCTGCGGATCGCCCTTCTTCGGCTTCTGGACCTTCCAGACCTCCTTCTGCTCCTCGAGGTCAGCCGCCGCGATGGTGCGCAGCTGCTGCTCGTTCGGCATGTCGCCCTTCGCCATGTGGTCGAGCATGGCGGGCAGGACGTTGGCCAGCAGCCTGAGCTTCTTGATCTGGCGCACCGGCAGCGCGAGCGCGACGGCGATCGCCTCCTCGGTCCAGCCGAGCGCGACGAGGCGTTCGATAGCGCGCCACTGGTCGACCGGATTGAGCTGCTCACGCGCGATATTCTCCACCATGGAGCGCATCGCGCCATTATCGTTGGCCGCCTCGTCGACGAGGACCTCGATCTCATCGAGGCCGGCGGCGATCGCCTGCTTCACGCGACGGTGGCCGCGATCAATGATGAAGCCGTTGCCGCCATCGGTTTGCGGCGCGACGACCGGCGGCTGGACGATGCCGACGGCCCTGATCGTCGCCAGCAGCAGGGCATCGGCCTGCGCCGTGGACTTGGTCTGGCGCGAACGGTCGGGGTTCTCCTTCAGCGCGCGCGGATCGACCTTCATGAGATGCATGGGACTGCTCCATCTGGGGGTTGCGGACTCAGGCTCTCGCTGAGTCCATTTTTCGTCTTCTTCCCGAAGACCCCCCTCGGCGCGCGGAGCGGGCGGGCCGGCACAACTGCGACCGAGCATCCCTGCCCGGCCGGACAAGCAGGGCATCTAGCCCTGCGCGGGACGACGGGCCGGGATCGCCGCAGGCCGCGGTTGAGCGTCAGCGCTGCCGGATCGGCCGATCTGCGAGCGGGCTATTCCCTCCTCTCCTCCCTCTGTTGAATTCCGCTATTTCTGACACTATATTGCGTCAGAATGATCGGCACAGAGAGATGGAGATCTGAGCCATGGGCGTCGCCCAATATGCTGATGACGGCGTCTTCGCCCCACGCAGGATCGCGGAAGCCTTGCGAACGACGAGCGAGGAGATCGCCCGCACGGCCGGGCTCGGCAAGGACGCAATCCAGCGCAAGGACAGGATCCGCTCGGACAAGACTCAGCGGCGCCTGCGCGAGATGATCGAGATCATCAACAAGGTCGAGCCGCGCTTCGGCTCCGCGTTGATGGCCTATGCCTGGTATCGCTCCGAACCGCTGTCCGGCTTCTCCGGCCAGACGGCTATGCAACTGGTTCGCGGCGGCCGGGCCGATGACGTGCTCGACTATATCGACGCGGTCGACGCCGGCGTGCACGCCTGACCGTGCCGCTCCGCTACGACGGAAAACTCTATCGAGCTCTCAACCCGATCTACGCGCGTGAACCGCTGTCGGGGCGCGGCGCCGAACTCTATGGCGGCCGGTTCAATCCGAAGGGTGTGCCGGCGCTCTACACCTCCCTGTCGATTATGACGGCGCTGAGGGAATCCAACCAGGTCGGCAACCTGCAGCCGACGACGCTCGTCGCCTATGAGGCGCAAATCGAAGCCGTGTTCGATTGTCGCGACGAGACAACGCTCGCCGCCGAAGGCATGGATGCCGCCGCTCTCGCGGACCCGACATGGCGAGACGAGATGAGGGCAACCGGGGAAGCGAAGACGCAAAATCTCGCCCGGCGCCTGATTGGCGCGGGCTATAGCGGCCTGCTCGTTCGAAGCTTTGCCACGGGCGCGAGCCTCGACGATCTGAACCTCGTGCTCTGGAGGTGGGCCGACAGACCTCCGGCCCGTCTCATTTTGGTCGACGACGAGAACCGCCTCTCGCGATAGGGCCAAATGCTGCGTGGTTTTGCGACAGACGATCGGACCGCACCCCGCCCGGGTCCCCGTTGCGCTTGCGCAATGTGGTGGTCCTTAGGGGCGGAACAGCGTGGAGAGCGGCCAGGAGCGGCTTTCGTGGCTTGCGGGAGGAATGACGGCGCAGCCGGCAGGGAAGAAAGTTGTCGGCGGCCGTTGCGGGAGTGGAAGGAACAAGCATCGGCCTTTTGAGCGGTTCCGCTTCCCCAGCCGCCCGTAGCGGTTGCCGATAGCCTCGATGCGGTCGCGTCGTTGACAATGAGGATGATGACTGTCATCCTCATTGTTGTCGACCAGATGGTCTGCACACCTCGACACCTCCGGTGCTCGGCGCCCTAGAACGAAGGAATCTTTCGGATGAGTGCTCCACTGACCCAGTTCACGATCAACGAGGCAGCGCCGGGATACTGGCGGGTGACCTTCAACAATCCGCCGATTAACCTGTGCGATCCGGAGACCCTCATCGAGCTGCAGCAGATCGTCGGTCTCATCGAGTCCGATGACACCTTGCGGGTGGTCGTGTTCGATAGCGCTGACCCGGACTTCTTCGTCAATCACTACGACGTCTCGCGGGTTACCGATTTTCCCCTGACGCCGGGGCCGACTGGTCTGCCGACGTTCATCGATGCCACGACACGGTTGACCACCTCCCCGGTCGTGACCATCGCGTCGATTCGGGGTCGCACTCGCGGCGGGGGTTCTGAGATTGCTCTGGCGTGTGATATGCGTTTTGCCAGCCTGGAGCGAGCCATCTTCGCTCAGATCGAAGTCGGGGCAGGCGTCTTCCCGGGCGGTGGCGGAACCGAGCGCCTACCCCTACTCGTCGGACGGGCCAGGGCGCTCGAAATCGTCCTCGGCAGTGACGATTTCGACGCAGCAACGGCAGCGAACTACGGGTGGGTGAACCGCGCACTCCCCGATGATGAGCTCGACGCCTTCGTCGACAACCTCGCTCGGCGCATCGCGTCGTTCGACAAGCCTGCGCTCGCCGAGGCCAAGCGGTTGATCAACCGTAAAACTCTGCCCTCCGCTGAGGACCTGATGCAGACACAGGACGCTTTCCTCAACGCGTTCTCTTGGCCGACTGTCCAAGAGCGGGGAGCCCGAATCGCGCAAAAGCGTGGCGAAGTGGGTCCTGACTTCGAGGCACGCCTCGGTCATCACCTCGGCAATCTCAGCACCGACACCCAATGACACCAAGCCCCCCTGGATGGGGGAGCCTTGGCGTACGTTCGCCTGAACTGGATCGTTACCAAACTCACCAGGATGTAACTGGTGTCGCATCGGGGCCGGAGGTTCATTCATGGGTAGTTCGAAAGCTGACAAGGCGGCAAGCCACGATCGAATCGTCGACATCGCTGCGGCTCGAATGCGCCGCAGTGGCATAAACGGTGTCGGAGTAGCGGAGCTGATGCGGGAAGCCGGCCTGACGCACGGCGGCTTCTATCGTCATTTCGAATCCCGAGATGAACTGGTCGGCGCCGCGGTGGAACACGCCTTGGCTCAGGGAAGTGCGCGGACCGTGGCTGCGTCCGGCCAAGGTGGCAGACGGGCGCTCGAAGCGATCGTCGACGACTACCTCAGTCCAGCCCACCGCGCCCACCCTGAGGCCGGATGCGCAGTGGCCGGGTTGGCCGAGGACATTTCGCGCGCGGATGATCGAACCCGCTCGGCCTACGGACGCCAGATCGAGCAGTACCTCGAGCTTCTGGCCGGGTTGACGCCGGGTACGGACGCCGCTGGTGATCGACGTCGCGCCTGCTTGGTACTCAGCGCACTGGTTGGTGCCCTTGCCATGGCACGAGCAATCGGCGAAGGGGGCCTGTCCGACGAAATCCTCTCCGAGACTGCAACGGCACTCAAGGAGCTCTAGTTTCCTGCGCCAGAGATTCGTTGGATATATGTGGCGAGTGAGTTGAGGATTTCGTCGGCGGCTTTGGTCCAGACGAATGGTTTGGGTGACCCAGTTACTTACGTCTTTCTCGAGCGCGGCGACGCTGTTGTGTACGCCGCGTTGGAGTATTTGGTCGGTGAGGTATCGTCGACTGCCGCCTGGCCTGGCCTGGCCTTATCGCAAGCCTCATTGTGAGAACGCCCTACCGAGGGCTTAGCTTTCGTTCCCGCTTAACAGGTCAAGGAGGCGACATTTGGTCGAATGGCGAGCTAGCCTACCTGAGCGAGGGCGTTGAACGGGGCGCGCCTATCGAGCCCGACCTTGAGCGAGCTGACAATCCCTTCTGATGGGTGGACTTCGCAGTATCACGCTGCTCAGCGGGCTTTTGCTTAGCGTAGGATTCAACCCCTTCCGCGACCGTGCGCAGCGGCCCGGAATCGGGGGGCCGCGACGTGCCGCGAAAGTCTGTCGCACAAGTTTGACTTTTGCACCTGACTTTCGCGACAGAAATTTCCCTAAACAATCAGCGCCGGCGATTTGTCGCCAAACTTAGACACTATGCTGCTGCCCGCTGTCCGATCGGGTCCTCAACAGTTCGCGGATCAACGTCGGCCGCAAGGGCCTTTTCCACATCGGCAAGCTGCTGCCGCTTCTCGGAAAGTTCGCCTGCGAAGGCGAATTCCCCACCATCGCGCGACTGATAGGAAGCAAGGCGGCGCCGGGCATCGGCCAGACGCTGGCGATAGCGCTCCCGCTCGCCCTCGAAATCCCCGAGCGCATGTTCGAGGCGCGCGATCGCGCCGAGCGGCGTCACCGTGACCGGAAGCTCGATCTCGAAGTCGGCTCCAGTGCGCATCAGCATGGTGTTGTAGCGATAGCCGTCACGTCCGAACCGTTCGCCGGAATATTCAAAGTCGAAGCCACCAATCAAGGCGATGACGCTCTCGCCCTGCTGCTGGAGCTGCACCAGAGTCAGGATCTCCTTCATCAGCGCGCGGCCCGCCTCCTTGCGCTCGGCGTAGGTCTTACCCGTCACGGTCATGGCGAAGGCGTCGCCGGCGGTAGGCACGAGTCGCTCGATATCCTGTCCGATCTCACCAATGCGCCGGGCGGACAGCTCGATCTCGCGTTCGGCGTCGCGGATCTGCCGGCGAACGGCATGCTGATCGTCGATATGGGCCGCGCGCAAACGCTCGAGCCGTGCGATGTCGGCCTCCAGCCCGGCCTTCTGCATCAGGCGCTGATCACCCGACGCGATCGCCTTCGCCATCGCGAACTGGTTTGCCTGGCCCTCGCCGAGGTCCTCCAGCCGCCGGATCGAGGTGTCGCCCGAAAGTGCTGCCGCAATGAAGCGGGCCTTCCGCTCGTTGTTCTGCCACATCGTGGCATCGAGGCTGCCTTCGGTCGCGTAGGCGAAGATAAAGACCTCGTCATGCTGGTTGCCCTGGCGCACGATGCGGCCCTCGCGCTGCTCGATTTGAGACGGCAGCCAGGGAACATCGAGGTGGTGGAGCGCCTTCAGGCGGAGCTGGGCATTGACGCCCGTGCCCATCGTATCCGAGCTCCCGATCAGGAAGCGGACCTTGCCGGCGCGGACATCGCCGAACAGCCGCTGCTTCGCCTCCGACTTCCTGAAGTCCTGCATGAAGGCGATTTCGCACGCCGGCACGCCGAGTCGGACCAACTCGTCCCGAATCCAGCGATAGGCAGAAAACCCCCTGCTCTTCTCGACACTGATCGTGCCGAGGTCGGAGAAGATCATCTGCGCGGCACCGGGCAGCTCGAAGGGCTTTCCGTCCGGCCGGACATAGCTCTTGCCGGCCGTCTCCTGCCAGATGCGGAAGGCGTTCGCGATCAGGTCGTTGAGCTTGTTGTCCGGCTCGTTGTAATTGTCCGGATCGACCAGCCGCAGGTCGATCGCCGCGTGGCGGCCATCGGTGATGACCGAGAGCAGGATGTCGTCGCCCGGCTCCGGGGGCCGGTCGCGCATCTCGATCGCCTTGATGCGCTCGCCGAGCTGGACCTGGTAGAGCTTGAATGCCGGCGTCGGCTTGGCCGTCAGGATCTGGCGCCGACCGGTCGAGATCGCCGGAACCTTGACGTACTGCCGCAGATCCTCCGGCGTCACCACGTCGGCGAAGGACCGGAACATGGCGATCAGTTCCGGCACGTTGACGAAGGTGGCGAAGCGCGTGACCGGCTTGTACTTGCCCGACGGTTGGAGCTCGAGCTCGGTCGAGACGTCGCCGAAGGTCGCCGCCCAGGCGTCGAACTCATGCAGACCGCGCTGAGACAGGGCCTCGTAGCCGAGATAGCGCTGCACCGAGAACATCTCGCCGAGCGTGTTGGTGATCGGCGTGCCGGAAGCCAACACCAGCGCCCGGCCCGGGTTCCTCGTCTCAATGAAGCGGGACTTCACATAGAGATCCCAGGCGCGCTGCGAGCCTGACGGATCGACGCCCTTCAAGGTCGACATGTTCGTGGCGAAGGAGAGCTTGCGGAACTCCTGCGCTTCATCGACGATGATCTGGTCGACGCCGATCTCGGAAATGGTGAGGAGGTCGTCCTTACGGGTCGCGAGCGCCTCGAGGCGCTCCTTCAATCCCTCCTTCAGCCGCTCGAGGCGCTTGCGCGAGACGCGGTCGTCGCTTTCGACCCTGGTCAGGAGCTGCTCGTAGAGTTCCAGCTCATCCTGAATCATCTGCTGCTCGAAGGCGGAGGGCACGCCGATGAATCGGAAAGCGCTGTGCGTGATGATGATCGCGTCCCAGGTCGCGGTCGCGGCGCGCGACAGGAATCTGGCGCGCTTGTCCTTGGTGAAATTGGTCTCGTCGGCGACGAGGATGCGGGCGTTCGGATAGAGCGCCAGGAACTCGCGCGCGGCTTGCGCGAGGCAATGGCCGGGAACGACCAGCATGGCCTTGGCGATCAGGCCGAGCCGACGCTGCTCCATGATGGCGGCGACAAAAGTCATCGTCTTGCCGGCGCCGACGGCATGGGCGAGATAGGTCGCGCCCGAGGCGATGATGCGCCAGATGCCGCGCTTCTGATGCCCATACAGAACGAAGGCGCCAGAGGCTCCCGGCAGCTTCAGGTGCGAGCCGTCGAAGGCGCGCGGCACGATGTTGTTGAAGCGGTCGTTATAGACGCGCACCAGCCGGTCGGTCCGGTCGGAATCGGACCAGATCCAGGTCTGGAAAGCGGCCTTGATCTTCTGCAGCTTCTCCTTCGCCGCCTCGGTGTCGACGACGTTCAGAACGCGACGTTCCTTGCCGTCGTCCTCGACGGTGTCGAAGATCTGGGGCACGCGGCTGTTCAGCGCATCGCCGAGCAGTTCGCCGGCGTGACGGCGCCCGGTGCCCCATTCCGACGTGCCGGCAGCCATCCAGCCGAGCTGACGGGCCTCGACCGTCCATGAGGCCAGTTCCGGCATATGATGGATCCGGATCTCGGCGCCCATTGCCTCCTTGATGAAGGCGACAATGTCGGCAGCGGGAATCCAGGGCGCGCCGAGCCGGGCGGTGATGTCGGAGGGCCGCAGATCGACTGGCTGCACGCCCTGCAACGCCGTGACATTGCGCTCATAGGCAGGCTCGAGGGCCGCGGCGGCTTGAGCGACCGCGAGCTTCGAGCGAACCGCACCGGAAAGATAGGCGTCGGCCGCCTGCCAGGGGCCCTCGGCCGGATCGCGGAAAATGGCGCTGCCGAGCTCGGCGATGACGTCGTCCGCGTCACGATGCAGCAGCTCGGCGATGTGGTCGGGATCGACATGGCCGCGCTCGTTGAGCACGACGGCGAGCGCGTCCGTGGCGCTCGTGATGAC
The genomic region above belongs to Bosea vaviloviae and contains:
- a CDS encoding N-6 DNA methylase is translated as MAHDDSFTLDLFGNTALSSGLGLGITAFPAGSNDNPDHDNPPPSTPAPAMPARISERPTVTQPRSRGQDFHLVGDRGLARGWKPRARDSIAAIRLAAEIECLGRPAKREEQARLIRFTGFGASELANGVFRRPGEADFAQGWGEIGAALQDAVDDADYASLARCTQYAHFTPEFIVRAIWAGLLRFGWRGGRVLEPGIGTGLFPVLMPEDLREISHVTGVELDPVSARIARLLRPRARIIAGDFARTDLPARFDLAIGNPPFSDRTVRSDRAFRSLSLRLHDYFIVKAIDRLKPGGLAAFATSHGTMDKVDATAREQIATMANLVAAIRLPEGSFRADAGTDVGVDILFFRKRRRDEPEGDVSWLDLEEVRPATEDEGAIRINRWFARHPGMVLGTHALTSGPFGETYTCLPNDGEDLDARLTAAINLLPEGLYDGAPEAIDLDGDDVPIVHERPDDRHVREGSYVLDNRQGLMQILDGNPVAVTVRKGRSADGVPEKHVRIIQKLIPIRDAVREVLKCQELDRPWKDAQVRLRIAWSNFVRAYGPINTTVVSTTEDPETGEVRETHRRPNLQPFIDDPDCWLVASIEDYDLESDTARPGPIFTERVIAPPAPPVITSATDALAVVLNERGHVDPDHIAELLHRDADDVIAELGSAIFRDPAEGPWQAADAYLSGAVRSKLAVAQAAAALEPAYERNVTALQGVQPVDLRPSDITARLGAPWIPAADIVAFIKEAMGAEIRIHHMPELASWTVEARQLGWMAAGTSEWGTGRRHAGELLGDALNSRVPQIFDTVEDDGKERRVLNVVDTEAAKEKLQKIKAAFQTWIWSDSDRTDRLVRVYNDRFNNIVPRAFDGSHLKLPGASGAFVLYGHQKRGIWRIIASGATYLAHAVGAGKTMTFVAAIMEQRRLGLIAKAMLVVPGHCLAQAAREFLALYPNARILVADETNFTKDKRARFLSRAATATWDAIIITHSAFRFIGVPSAFEQQMIQDELELYEQLLTRVESDDRVSRKRLERLKEGLKERLEALATRKDDLLTISEIGVDQIIVDEAQEFRKLSFATNMSTLKGVDPSGSQRAWDLYVKSRFIETRNPGRALVLASGTPITNTLGEMFSVQRYLGYEALSQRGLHEFDAWAATFGDVSTELELQPSGKYKPVTRFATFVNVPELIAMFRSFADVVTPEDLRQYVKVPAISTGRRQILTAKPTPAFKLYQVQLGERIKAIEMRDRPPEPGDDILLSVITDGRHAAIDLRLVDPDNYNEPDNKLNDLIANAFRIWQETAGKSYVRPDGKPFELPGAAQMIFSDLGTISVEKSRGFSAYRWIRDELVRLGVPACEIAFMQDFRKSEAKQRLFGDVRAGKVRFLIGSSDTMGTGVNAQLRLKALHHLDVPWLPSQIEQREGRIVRQGNQHDEVFIFAYATEGSLDATMWQNNERKARFIAAALSGDTSIRRLEDLGEGQANQFAMAKAIASGDQRLMQKAGLEADIARLERLRAAHIDDQHAVRRQIRDAEREIELSARRIGEIGQDIERLVPTAGDAFAMTVTGKTYAERKEAGRALMKEILTLVQLQQQGESVIALIGGFDFEYSGERFGRDGYRYNTMLMRTGADFEIELPVTVTPLGAIARLEHALGDFEGERERYRQRLADARRRLASYQSRDGGEFAFAGELSEKRQQLADVEKALAADVDPRTVEDPIGQRAAA